The following proteins come from a genomic window of Pseudomonas sp. WJP1:
- a CDS encoding DMT family transporter, protein MAWLFLLIAAGFEVTFAMGMKYAEGFTRLWPSLMTIVAAVGGIYFLTLAMRELPVSIAYPIWTAIGSLGTVLLGFALLGESLTAVKLLSVGLIVAGVVGLK, encoded by the coding sequence ATGGCCTGGCTGTTTTTGCTGATCGCCGCCGGGTTCGAAGTCACCTTCGCCATGGGCATGAAGTATGCCGAGGGCTTCACCCGGCTCTGGCCATCGCTGATGACCATCGTCGCGGCGGTGGGCGGGATCTACTTCCTGACCCTGGCCATGCGCGAACTGCCGGTGAGCATCGCCTACCCGATCTGGACCGCCATCGGATCGCTGGGCACGGTGTTACTTGGCTTTGCCTTGCTCGGTGAGAGTCTGACCGCGGTCAAGCTGCTGTCGGTCGGGCTGATCGTGGCGGGTGTGGTGGGGCTGAAGTAG
- a CDS encoding esterase/lipase family protein: protein MSQGSATRYPLVLVPGMLGFVRLVLYPYWYGIAEALRRGGAVVFAVQVSPLNSCEVRGEQLLARIEEILRQTGAGKVNLIGHSQGSLTARYAAAKRPDLVASVTSVAGPNHGSELADYLHQHYPHGSAMGLLVSFLVRCVAALMSLLETGYRGPKLPVDIHASHHSLTTEGVALFNQRYPQGLPDTWGGHGPEEVNGVRYYSWSGTLQPGKTDRGRNLFDGTNRSCRLFARTFVREAGHCDGMVGRYSSHLGTVIGDEYPLDHFDIVNQSLGLVGKGAEPIRLFVEHAARLKAAGL from the coding sequence ATGTCGCAAGGTTCGGCCACGCGTTATCCGCTGGTGCTGGTCCCGGGAATGCTCGGGTTTGTCCGTCTGGTGCTCTATCCGTACTGGTACGGGATCGCCGAGGCCTTGCGCCGTGGTGGTGCGGTGGTGTTTGCGGTGCAGGTTTCGCCGCTCAACTCCTGCGAAGTGCGCGGTGAGCAATTGCTGGCGCGGATTGAAGAGATTCTGCGCCAGACCGGTGCCGGGAAGGTCAACCTGATCGGCCACAGCCAGGGCTCGCTCACCGCCCGCTACGCGGCGGCCAAACGCCCGGACCTGGTCGCCTCGGTGACCTCGGTTGCGGGGCCCAACCATGGTTCGGAACTGGCCGATTATCTGCACCAACACTATCCGCATGGCAGTGCCATGGGGCTGCTGGTGAGCTTTTTGGTACGGTGCGTCGCGGCGCTGATGAGCCTGCTGGAAACCGGCTATCGCGGACCGAAATTGCCGGTGGATATCCATGCCTCCCATCATTCGCTCACCACTGAAGGCGTGGCGCTGTTCAATCAACGTTATCCACAGGGGCTGCCCGACACCTGGGGCGGGCACGGACCGGAAGAGGTGAACGGCGTGCGCTACTACTCCTGGTCCGGCACCTTGCAGCCGGGAAAGACTGATCGCGGGCGCAACCTGTTCGATGGCACCAACCGCAGTTGCCGGTTGTTCGCCCGGACCTTCGTGCGCGAGGCCGGGCATTGCGACGGGATGGTCGGGCGTTACAGCTCGCACCTGGGGACAGTGATTGGCGATGAGTATCCGCTGGACCATTTCGACATCGTCAATCAGTCGTTGGGACTGGTGGGGAAGGGGGCGGAGCCGATCCGGTTGTTTGTCGAGCATGCTGCGCGGCTAAAAGCGGCAGGCCTGTAA
- a CDS encoding sensor histidine kinase, translating into MRLPDFIRQHVDRIVDEWEQFAKTITPAAVNLDRAALRDHAKAILLAAARDMNTAQTASEQLAKAKGEGPEKTPSLDEAGASHGELRHTVGFDLVQMTSEFRHLRACVIRLWVNSLESPDMAYFQDMIRFNEAIDEALAESTAAYAEQVNRSRDIFLAILGHDLRAPLQAVSMSTELLMRKTPLEGVALTCANNIKRGTRHMAAMVNDLLELVRSRLGKSLPIDPTPTDLAAVAHEAIAQACAGNPECDPRLKVAGDMQGVWDAARLSQLLQNLIGNALQHGSTKGDVTVTLSGKPDTVHLTVHNYGAPIAEKDIGTIFDPLVRSADEELGQPSTSLGLGLFIVKEVVDAHRGTVEVSSSETDGTLFTVMLPRKV; encoded by the coding sequence ATGCGTCTCCCCGATTTCATCAGGCAACACGTGGACCGTATCGTTGATGAATGGGAGCAGTTCGCCAAAACCATCACGCCGGCGGCAGTCAACCTGGACCGTGCAGCCTTGCGCGACCATGCCAAGGCGATTCTGTTGGCCGCCGCGCGTGACATGAACACGGCGCAGACCGCCAGCGAACAGTTGGCCAAGGCCAAGGGCGAAGGCCCCGAAAAAACCCCGAGTCTGGACGAAGCCGGCGCCAGCCATGGCGAGTTGCGGCATACCGTGGGCTTCGATCTGGTACAGATGACCAGCGAATTTCGCCACCTGCGCGCCTGCGTGATTCGCCTGTGGGTCAACAGCCTGGAGTCGCCGGATATGGCGTACTTCCAGGACATGATCCGTTTCAACGAAGCCATCGACGAAGCCCTCGCCGAATCCACCGCCGCCTATGCCGAACAGGTCAATCGTTCGCGGGATATCTTCCTGGCGATTCTCGGCCATGACCTGCGCGCGCCCTTGCAGGCGGTGAGCATGTCCACCGAATTGCTGATGCGCAAAACGCCGTTGGAAGGCGTGGCACTGACTTGCGCCAACAACATCAAGCGCGGCACGCGGCATATGGCGGCGATGGTCAATGATTTGCTGGAACTGGTGCGCAGCCGCTTGGGCAAAAGCCTGCCGATAGACCCCACGCCCACGGACCTGGCTGCCGTGGCGCATGAGGCGATTGCCCAGGCGTGCGCTGGAAACCCCGAGTGCGATCCAAGGTTAAAAGTAGCGGGGGATATGCAGGGCGTCTGGGATGCCGCGCGGCTGAGTCAGTTGCTGCAAAACCTTATTGGCAATGCATTGCAGCATGGCTCGACCAAAGGCGATGTCACGGTGACGCTCAGCGGCAAACCCGACACCGTTCACCTCACGGTGCACAACTATGGCGCGCCGATTGCCGAGAAAGACATCGGTACGATCTTCGATCCACTGGTGCGCAGCGCCGACGAAGAACTGGGCCAGCCATCCACCAGCCTCGGTCTGGGATTGTTTATCGTCAAGGAAGTGGTGGATGCGCACCGCGGGACGGTTGAGGTCAGTTCGAGCGAAACAGACGGAACGCTGTTTACCGTGATGCTGCCGAGAAAGGTATGA
- a CDS encoding AraC family transcriptional regulator yields the protein MTSKHIDLLDFTELPAPVYFRYADFDAHRFASAHRHPWGTLEYSAHGVLHMEIGGSRFMSPPQYAVWVPPETEHSFYSNQPINYRAVCLAPTLCADLPQEACTLAISDILKAILKDFAARDVKIPEQAADKRLAQVLVDQLQQAPVQECYLPYASSYRLLGILEALQAEPGDNRPLADWAAQIHVSERTLARQFVRELGMSFGEWRQRLRFLTAIEALDSHRSIQDVAFDLGYSTGSAFIAMFQRQAGCTPEQYRRSHLETR from the coding sequence ATGACCAGTAAACACATCGACCTGCTGGATTTCACTGAGCTGCCCGCCCCGGTGTATTTCCGCTACGCCGATTTTGATGCACACCGTTTTGCCTCGGCGCATCGCCACCCCTGGGGCACGCTGGAGTATTCGGCCCACGGCGTGCTGCACATGGAAATCGGCGGCAGTCGCTTCATGTCACCGCCGCAATACGCGGTATGGGTGCCCCCCGAGACCGAGCACAGCTTCTACAGCAACCAGCCGATCAATTATCGCGCGGTCTGCCTGGCGCCCACCCTGTGCGCTGATCTGCCGCAAGAGGCCTGCACACTGGCCATCAGCGACATTCTCAAGGCTATCCTCAAGGACTTTGCCGCCCGGGACGTGAAGATCCCCGAGCAAGCCGCGGACAAGCGTCTGGCCCAGGTATTGGTGGATCAACTGCAGCAAGCGCCAGTGCAGGAGTGTTATCTGCCCTACGCCAGCAGTTACCGATTGCTTGGCATTCTGGAGGCGCTGCAGGCCGAGCCTGGGGATAACCGGCCACTGGCGGACTGGGCCGCGCAGATTCATGTCAGCGAACGCACACTGGCGCGACAGTTTGTCCGCGAGTTGGGTATGAGTTTCGGTGAATGGCGCCAACGCCTGCGCTTTCTGACGGCGATCGAAGCCTTGGACAGCCACCGCAGTATCCAGGACGTCGCCTTCGATTTGGGCTACAGCACCGGCTCGGCCTTCATCGCCATGTTCCAGCGCCAGGCCGGGTGTACGCCGGAGCAGTATCGACGCAGCCACCTGGAGACAAGATGA
- a CDS encoding Hsp70 family protein: MKNASPARAVGIDFGTSNSTVGWLRPGMETLIALEDDKITLPSVVFFNLEERRPVYGRLALHEYLEGYEGRLMRSLKSLLGSKLIKHDTSVLGTAMPFKDLLGLFIGQLKSRAEVAAGREFEEVVLGRPVFFVDDDPMADKEAEDTLVDVARKIGFKEVSFQFEPIAAAFDYESTIEKEELVLIVDIGGGTSDFSLVRLSPERRGVDNRQDDILATGGVHIGGTDFDKQLSLQGLMPLFGYGSRMKSGAYMPTSHHMNLATWHTINSVYSQKSQLALGSMRYDIEDTGGIDRLFKLIEQRAGHWLAMLTEETKIELTHVDSRIVPLDRIEPGLSVELSRALFESAIDNLLERVRNSVSRLLADADVRVDQVDTVFFTGGSSGIPALRNSVSAMLPNARHVEGNIFGSIGSGLAIEAAKRYGSMD; this comes from the coding sequence ATGAAAAACGCATCTCCAGCCCGTGCCGTAGGTATCGACTTTGGCACGTCCAACTCCACCGTCGGTTGGCTGCGCCCCGGCATGGAAACGCTGATTGCGCTGGAGGATGACAAGATCACCTTGCCCTCGGTGGTCTTCTTCAACCTCGAAGAACGCCGCCCGGTGTACGGTCGACTGGCGCTGCACGAGTACCTGGAAGGGTATGAAGGCCGCCTGATGCGCTCGCTCAAGAGCCTGCTGGGCTCCAAACTGATCAAGCACGACACCAGTGTTCTTGGCACGGCGATGCCGTTCAAGGACCTGCTGGGCCTCTTCATCGGTCAGCTCAAGAGCCGTGCCGAAGTCGCCGCCGGTCGGGAGTTCGAAGAAGTGGTGCTGGGCCGCCCTGTGTTCTTCGTCGACGATGATCCGATGGCCGACAAAGAGGCCGAAGACACCCTGGTGGACGTTGCGCGCAAGATCGGTTTCAAGGAAGTGTCCTTCCAGTTCGAACCGATTGCCGCCGCGTTCGACTACGAGTCGACCATCGAGAAGGAAGAGCTGGTACTGATCGTCGACATCGGCGGTGGTACCTCCGACTTCTCGCTGGTGCGCCTGTCGCCAGAGCGTCGGGGTGTGGATAACCGCCAGGATGACATCCTCGCCACCGGCGGTGTGCACATCGGCGGGACCGACTTCGACAAGCAGTTGAGCTTGCAGGGCCTGATGCCACTGTTCGGCTACGGCAGCCGGATGAAGAGCGGTGCCTACATGCCGACCAGCCATCACATGAACCTGGCGACCTGGCACACCATCAACTCGGTGTATTCGCAGAAGTCCCAGCTGGCCCTGGGCAGCATGCGCTACGACATCGAAGACACCGGTGGCATCGACCGCCTGTTCAAGCTGATCGAGCAGCGCGCCGGGCACTGGCTGGCCATGCTGACCGAAGAAACCAAGATCGAACTGACCCATGTCGACAGCCGTATTGTCCCTCTGGACCGCATCGAACCCGGATTGAGCGTGGAGTTGAGCCGGGCATTGTTCGAATCGGCCATCGACAATCTGCTGGAGCGTGTGCGAAACAGCGTCAGCCGGTTGCTGGCAGACGCCGACGTGCGGGTCGATCAGGTGGACACGGTGTTCTTCACCGGTGGTTCGAGTGGTATTCCGGCGCTGCGCAACAGCGTGTCGGCGATGTTGCCGAATGCGCGGCATGTGGAAGGGAATATCTTTGGCAGCATCGGCAGTGGTTTGGCGATCGAGGCGGCCAAGCGTTACGGTTCAATGGACTGA
- a CDS encoding LysR substrate-binding domain-containing protein, translated as MFASLPLTALRAFESASRLLSFKAAAEELSVTPTAVSHQIRSLETWLGVQLFERLPRQVRLTEGGERLFHSLHGAFLEVAQSVDTLRPHRSGTNLTISTTAAFAALWLVPRLGRFYARHPNISLRLDTHCEVIDLHQDASVDLVVRYSLDDYPNLYGLCLFDESFGVYGSPGQVTLAAHHTPTLISVRWHNSKLYAHGWEAWCTQSGEAWLAGQPTVREYDEEHYALQAAIAGQGLVLASNILVSESVASGLLLPYRGEVQVDGAGYSALCVPGRERHPPVRAFFAWLQEEARLSGQAQEW; from the coding sequence ATGTTCGCCTCGTTGCCATTGACCGCCCTGCGTGCTTTTGAATCCGCCTCACGCCTGCTGAGCTTCAAGGCCGCCGCCGAAGAACTGTCGGTCACTCCAACGGCGGTATCCCATCAGATCCGCTCGCTGGAAACCTGGCTCGGCGTGCAGCTGTTTGAGCGGCTGCCGCGCCAGGTACGCCTGACCGAAGGCGGCGAGCGATTGTTCCACAGCCTGCACGGCGCTTTCCTGGAAGTGGCGCAAAGCGTCGACACCCTGCGCCCCCACCGCAGCGGCACGAACCTGACCATCTCCACCACCGCCGCCTTTGCCGCCCTGTGGCTGGTGCCGCGCCTGGGGCGTTTCTATGCCCGACACCCGAACATCAGCCTGCGCCTGGACACCCATTGCGAGGTCATCGATCTGCATCAGGACGCCAGTGTCGACCTGGTAGTGCGCTACAGCCTCGATGACTATCCGAATCTGTATGGCCTTTGCCTGTTCGACGAGTCGTTTGGCGTGTACGGCTCGCCCGGGCAAGTAACCTTGGCGGCCCACCACACGCCTACGCTGATCAGCGTGCGCTGGCACAACTCCAAACTCTACGCCCATGGTTGGGAAGCTTGGTGTACGCAGTCCGGCGAGGCTTGGCTGGCGGGTCAGCCCACCGTGCGCGAATACGATGAAGAGCATTACGCCCTGCAAGCGGCGATTGCCGGGCAAGGTCTGGTGCTGGCGAGCAATATTCTGGTGTCAGAAAGCGTCGCCAGTGGATTGCTGCTGCCTTATCGGGGCGAAGTGCAGGTGGATGGCGCCGGTTACAGCGCACTGTGCGTGCCTGGACGCGAGCGGCATCCGCCGGTTCGGGCATTTTTCGCTTGGTTGCAAGAGGAAGCTCGGCTGTCTGGCCAAGCGCAGGAGTGGTAA
- a CDS encoding PsiF family protein: MKMLRAPLLMIGLLLCSQGFAATDQQNKMTTCNADATAKSLKGDERKAFMSNCLKAAPAANDAKALTPQQEKMKTCNADAATKALKGDERKAFMSDCLKKK; encoded by the coding sequence ATGAAGATGCTGCGTGCCCCTTTGCTGATGATCGGTTTGCTCCTGTGCTCCCAAGGCTTTGCCGCCACTGACCAACAGAACAAGATGACCACCTGCAACGCCGACGCCACGGCCAAAAGCCTCAAGGGCGATGAGCGCAAAGCCTTCATGAGCAATTGCCTCAAGGCGGCGCCAGCGGCCAATGACGCCAAGGCCTTGACCCCACAGCAGGAGAAGATGAAAACCTGCAATGCCGACGCCGCGACCAAGGCCCTCAAGGGTGATGAGCGCAAGGCGTTCATGAGTGACTGCCTGAAGAAAAAATAA
- a CDS encoding DnaJ C-terminal domain-containing protein produces MDFKDYYKILGVEPTADDKAIKAAYRKLARKYHPDVSKEKDAEAKFKDASEAYEALKSADKRAEYDELRRYGQHGQPFQGPPGWQSRGGFGGGQDTGDFSDFFSSIFGNRGPGFGGGGQQSRRSTGRRGQDVEMELGVFLEETLSTESKKVTFQVPQYNAAGQHVSNTSKSLNVKIPAGVSDGERIRLKGQGAPGVGGGANGDLYLTIRFAPHPKFDVEGENLIITLPLAPWELALGTEVAVPTLTGKINLKVPAGSQNGQRMRAKGHGLLNKAGERGYLFIQFKAVMPKAADDEVKALWQELAKKAAFNPRENF; encoded by the coding sequence ATGGACTTCAAAGACTATTACAAGATTCTCGGTGTGGAGCCGACGGCAGACGACAAGGCGATCAAGGCCGCCTATCGCAAGCTGGCGCGCAAATACCACCCTGACGTCAGCAAGGAAAAGGACGCCGAGGCCAAGTTCAAGGACGCCTCTGAAGCCTATGAGGCGCTGAAAAGCGCTGACAAACGCGCCGAATACGACGAATTGCGCCGCTATGGCCAGCATGGCCAACCGTTCCAGGGGCCACCAGGCTGGCAGAGCCGTGGCGGCTTCGGCGGCGGCCAGGACACCGGCGATTTTTCGGACTTCTTCAGTTCGATCTTCGGTAACCGCGGCCCCGGTTTCGGTGGCGGTGGACAACAATCACGTCGCAGCACCGGACGTCGAGGGCAAGACGTGGAAATGGAACTTGGGGTTTTTCTGGAAGAAACCCTGTCGACCGAGTCGAAGAAGGTCACCTTCCAGGTCCCGCAGTACAATGCGGCCGGCCAGCATGTTAGCAACACCAGCAAAAGCCTGAACGTGAAGATCCCGGCGGGCGTGAGCGATGGTGAGCGTATTCGCCTCAAGGGCCAGGGTGCTCCGGGTGTCGGCGGTGGTGCCAATGGCGACCTGTACCTGACCATTCGCTTTGCGCCGCACCCGAAATTCGACGTCGAAGGCGAGAACCTGATCATCACGTTGCCGCTGGCACCGTGGGAGCTGGCTTTGGGCACTGAAGTCGCCGTGCCGACCCTGACCGGCAAGATCAACCTAAAGGTCCCGGCGGGCAGCCAGAACGGCCAACGCATGCGCGCCAAGGGCCACGGCCTGTTGAACAAGGCGGGTGAGCGCGGCTATCTGTTCATCCAGTTCAAAGCCGTAATGCCCAAGGCCGCAGACGATGAGGTCAAGGCGCTGTGGCAGGAACTGGCGAAAAAAGCCGCCTTCAACCCACGAGAAAATTTTTGA
- a CDS encoding AI-2E family transporter, whose amino-acid sequence MPTFSQRQVLLVISWVIIFGGLLLVIPLRLLPSLLAGLLVFELVNMLTPQLQRLIEGRRARWLAVALLGTLIVSVLALIFAGAISFLLHEAENPGASLDKFMGVVDRARGQLPPFIDAYLPASAAEFRVAIGEWISKHLSDLQLVGKDAAHMFVTLLIGMVLGAIIALQRIPDLTKRKPLAAALFDRLHLLVQAFRNIVFAQIKISLLNTFFTGIFLAVVLPMFGIKLPLTKTLIVLTFLLGLLPVIGNLMSNTLITIVGLSLSIWVAMAALGYLIVIHKLEYFLNARIVGGQISAKSWELLLAMLVFEAAFGLPGVVAGPIYYAYLKSELKQVGMV is encoded by the coding sequence ATGCCAACGTTTTCTCAACGCCAAGTTTTGCTGGTCATCAGCTGGGTCATCATTTTCGGCGGACTGCTGCTGGTGATTCCGCTGCGGTTGCTGCCCAGCCTGCTGGCCGGGCTGCTGGTGTTCGAACTGGTCAACATGCTCACCCCACAGTTGCAACGGCTGATCGAAGGACGGCGTGCGCGTTGGCTCGCGGTGGCATTGCTGGGGACTTTGATTGTCAGTGTGTTGGCGCTGATCTTTGCCGGCGCCATCAGTTTTCTGCTGCACGAAGCGGAAAACCCCGGCGCCTCCCTCGACAAGTTCATGGGCGTAGTCGATCGCGCGCGCGGTCAGCTGCCACCCTTCATCGATGCCTACCTGCCCGCCAGTGCCGCCGAGTTCCGCGTGGCGATCGGCGAGTGGATCAGTAAACACCTCAGTGACTTGCAGCTCGTAGGCAAGGACGCTGCGCACATGTTCGTGACGTTGCTGATCGGCATGGTGTTGGGCGCGATCATTGCCTTGCAGCGCATTCCGGACCTGACCAAACGCAAACCGCTGGCCGCGGCGCTGTTCGACCGCCTGCACTTGCTGGTGCAAGCGTTTCGCAACATCGTGTTCGCCCAGATCAAGATTTCCCTGCTCAACACGTTCTTTACCGGGATATTCCTGGCCGTGGTGCTGCCGATGTTCGGCATCAAGCTGCCACTGACCAAGACCCTGATCGTGCTGACCTTCCTGCTCGGCCTGTTGCCGGTGATCGGCAACCTGATGTCGAACACCCTGATCACCATTGTCGGCCTGTCGTTGTCGATCTGGGTGGCGATGGCCGCGCTGGGCTATCTGATTGTCATCCACAAGCTCGAGTATTTTCTCAACGCGCGGATCGTTGGCGGGCAGATCAGTGCCAAGTCGTGGGAGTTGCTCTTGGCAATGCTGGTGTTCGAAGCCGCGTTCGGCCTGCCGGGGGTGGTGGCAGGACCGATTTATTACGCGTACCTGAAGAGCGAGTTGAAGCAGGTGGGGATGGTTTGA
- a CDS encoding FMN-dependent NADH-azoreductase — protein MSTVLAIHASPRGERSHSRRLAEVFLSAWQARHPQSKLTRREVGRALIPPVNEAFVAAAFYPQPDARPLSMQADLAFSDTLVGELLGHDLLVVSTPMHNFSVPSGLKAWIDQIVRLGLTFNHTLDNGIAQYEPLVLGKKALIVTSRGGFGFGPGGELEAMNHADTLLRTALGFIGITDVTVVAAEGEESEARTFDVSAAEAEQRLLALAREF, from the coding sequence ATGAGCACAGTTCTTGCGATTCATGCCAGCCCACGTGGTGAGCGTTCGCACTCCCGGCGTTTGGCCGAAGTCTTTCTGTCGGCCTGGCAGGCCCGTCACCCGCAATCGAAGCTGACCCGTCGCGAAGTCGGCCGGGCATTGATTCCACCGGTCAACGAGGCGTTCGTCGCCGCCGCGTTCTATCCCCAACCCGATGCACGACCGCTGTCGATGCAAGCGGACCTGGCGTTCAGCGACACGCTGGTCGGCGAGTTGCTTGGGCATGACCTGCTGGTTGTTTCCACGCCGATGCACAACTTCAGCGTGCCAAGCGGCTTGAAAGCCTGGATCGACCAGATCGTTCGGCTCGGGCTGACCTTCAATCACACCCTGGATAACGGTATCGCGCAGTACGAGCCACTGGTGCTGGGAAAAAAAGCCTTGATCGTGACCAGTCGCGGCGGTTTCGGGTTTGGCCCGGGGGGCGAGCTGGAGGCCATGAACCATGCGGATACGCTTTTACGCACGGCGTTGGGTTTCATCGGCATCACCGATGTCACCGTGGTCGCCGCCGAAGGCGAAGAGTCCGAGGCGCGTACCTTCGATGTCTCTGCCGCCGAAGCGGAGCAGCGCTTGTTGGCCCTGGCCAGGGAGTTCTAG
- a CDS encoding DMT family transporter — MQYAYPLLAIFIWAGNTVITKMSAGAIYPAEIGFYRWLLAGLLFTPFMLKPVIAHWPSIRPNLGKIFVLGVLGMAVYQSLAYFAASLTSATNMGIILSLMPLMSLAMAIISLGQRLTLGALAGAVLSFAGVLVVVSSGSLGVLLEHGVNLGDAMMMIATLAYAIYSTLLKKWQLRLPPLVLLYLQVLVAVVVLFPLFLASPKIGPTLHNIPLVLYACLLASMVAPLAWMQAVVRLGPSRTTLFFNLLPLITALIAAVVLHEQLAMYHLVGGLLTLGGVILSERWTTVLGRKVSLA, encoded by the coding sequence ATGCAATACGCTTATCCCCTGCTGGCCATTTTCATCTGGGCCGGCAACACCGTGATCACCAAAATGTCGGCCGGGGCGATCTACCCCGCCGAGATCGGTTTTTACCGCTGGCTGCTGGCCGGGTTGTTGTTCACGCCCTTCATGCTCAAACCGGTGATTGCCCACTGGCCGTCGATTCGCCCGAACCTGGGCAAGATCTTTGTCCTCGGTGTGCTCGGCATGGCGGTTTACCAAAGCCTGGCGTACTTCGCCGCGAGCCTGACCTCCGCGACCAACATGGGCATCATCCTGTCGCTGATGCCGCTGATGTCGCTGGCCATGGCGATCATCAGCCTCGGCCAACGCCTGACCCTCGGCGCACTGGCGGGTGCGGTGCTGTCGTTTGCCGGGGTGTTGGTGGTGGTCTCGTCCGGCAGCCTTGGCGTGCTGCTGGAGCATGGGGTGAACCTGGGCGACGCGATGATGATGATCGCCACCCTGGCCTATGCGATCTACAGCACTTTGCTGAAAAAATGGCAGCTGCGTTTACCACCCTTGGTGTTGCTGTATCTGCAGGTGCTGGTGGCGGTGGTGGTGTTGTTTCCGCTGTTTCTCGCCTCACCGAAAATCGGCCCGACCCTGCACAATATTCCGTTGGTGCTTTACGCCTGCCTGCTGGCCTCGATGGTCGCACCGCTGGCCTGGATGCAAGCCGTGGTGCGTTTGGGGCCGAGCCGGACCACGCTGTTCTTCAATTTGCTGCCGTTGATTACCGCGCTGATTGCGGCGGTGGTGCTGCACGAGCAGTTGGCGATGTACCACCTGGTGGGCGGGTTGTTGACGTTGGGCGGGGTGATTCTTTCCGAGCGCTGGACCACCGTGCTGGGCCGCAAGGTCAGCCTTGCCTGA
- a CDS encoding chaperone modulator CbpM — MSSPLTVQLDLAEFCEASDLTDVYVIEIVEHGILEPQGAQPKDWRFTDYELTLAKRAAKLRRDLELEWEGVALALDLLEEVQQLRAENRMLKQRLGRLVVE; from the coding sequence ATGAGCAGCCCCCTGACCGTTCAACTGGACCTGGCAGAATTTTGTGAGGCGAGCGACCTGACAGACGTCTACGTGATCGAAATCGTCGAGCACGGCATCCTCGAACCTCAGGGCGCGCAGCCCAAGGACTGGCGCTTCACCGATTACGAACTGACCCTGGCCAAACGCGCCGCCAAGCTGCGGCGCGATCTTGAGCTGGAGTGGGAAGGGGTTGCCCTGGCGCTGGACCTACTTGAGGAGGTCCAGCAGCTGCGGGCCGAGAACCGGATGCTCAAGCAGCGGTTGGGGCGCTTGGTGGTGGAGTAG